One window of the Rosa rugosa chromosome 3, drRosRugo1.1, whole genome shotgun sequence genome contains the following:
- the LOC133735585 gene encoding probable lactoylglutathione lyase, chloroplastic: MASLSVTLNLLRPCSIAPKPSPSLRFCDVRNSASSYCSTSRRLALFHLGSALPQSQILGAKASQLLRGEGKPVEAAPIADLAQAGAAIAQEDALEWVKNDKRRMLHVVYRVGDLDKTIKFYTECLGMKLLRKRDIPEEQYSNAFLGYGPEDSNFTVELTYNYGVDKYDIGTGFGHFGIAVEDVAKTVELIKAKGGKVTREPGPANGGSTIIALIEDPDGYPFELLEKWPTPEPFSQVMLRVGDLDRAINFYMKAFGMELLRTRDNPEYKYTVAMLGYGTEDNSPVLELTYNYGITDYDKGNGYAQIAIGTDDVYKSAEAVRLSGGKIILEPGPLPGINTKITACLDPDGWKSVFVDNIDFLKELE; this comes from the exons ATGGCGTCTTTATCGGTCACTCTCAATCTCTTAAGGCCTTGTTCCATTGCTCCTAAGCCATCTCCGTCCTTGAGATTCTGTGATGTCCGAAACTCTGCTTCTTCCTATTGTTCTACTTCTCGAAGACTCGCTCTCTTTCACCTTGGCTCTG CTCTTCCTCAGTCACAAATATTAGGTGCAAAAGCATCTCAATTGCTGAGAGGAGAGGGGAAACCTGTAGAGGCTGCCCCAATTGCTGATTTGGCACAAGCAGGTGCTGCAATTGCTCAGGAAGATGCATTGGAATGGGTAAAAAATGATAAACGAAGAATGCTTCATGTCGTCTATCGTGTTGGGGACTTGGACAAGACTATAAA ATTCTACACTGAGTGTTTGGGGATGAAGCTGTTGAGAAAACGTGACATACCTGAGGAGCAATATTCGAACGCTTTTCTTGGATATGGGCCAGAAGATTCCAACTTTACTGTTGAACTTACATATA ATTATGGAGTGGACAAGTATGACATTGGGACTGGTTTTGGCCACTTTGGTATTGCAGTTGAAGAT GTTGCCAAAACAGTGGAACTTATAAAGGCAAAGGGAGGGAAAGTTACCAGGGAACCTGGTCCTGCCAATGGTGGCAGTACAATAATTGCTCTTATTGAGGATCCTGATGGTTATCCGTTTGAGCTTTTAGAGAAATGGCCTACACCAGAGCCCTTTTCACAAGTGATGCTTCGTGTAGGTGATCTTGACCGTGCTATTAACTTTTATATGAAG GCTTTTGGAATGGAACTTCTCCGCACAAGAGATAATCCCGAATACAAG TATACAGTAGCCATGTTGGGATATGGTACTGAAGATAATAGTCCAGTGCTTGAACTGACATATAACTATGGGATCACTGATTATGATAAAGGAAATGGTTATGCTCAG ATTGCAATAGGCACAGACGATGTTTATAAAAGTGCAGAAGCAGTTAGACTCTCTGGAGGGAAGATTATTCTTGAACCTGGTCCCTTGCCAGGTATCAACACCAAGATAACTGCTTGCTTAGACCCCGATGGCTGGAAATCG GTTTTTGTTGATAATATTGATTTTCTGAAGGAATTAGAATGA
- the LOC133735583 gene encoding VAN3-binding protein isoform X1, which yields MSIQEVSSCSLKCSTNRHGLENIDENGGTSIGAEGLCAPPPETPTESMEFLARSWSLSAMEISKALSHSHVASRSLENKSAFSYDGIAETRHSSSMRLSESSQLPGGVSPPISPRNSDEMKELFLLHHALHPEFLSSQQQLINNGLYKSMLRGKTMGRWLKDQKERKKQEMRSQNAQLHAAVSVAGVAASVAALAASTALPETETSAASARHKAAVSERTEISTALASAAALVASRCIEIAEEMGADHDHILSVVSSAVNVRTNGDIMTLTAGAATALRGAATLKARLQKEYGGTTFALAEEKCDGKESNSALNFVSKGGELLKRTRKGDLHWKHVSFNTNSNGQVVAKMKSKHMAGTFTKKKKCVVSEVYCDIAAWPGREREDCSKPRAYFGIKTADRTIEFECRSKRDKHMWTEGIQNMLNFIPT from the exons ATGTCAATTCAAGAGG TGAGCTCTTGTAGTTTGAAATGCTCGACGAATCGACATGGGTTGGAGAACATAGACGAAAATGGTGGCACCAGTATTGGGGCGGAGGGTTTATGTGCCCCGCCACCCGAAACTCCGACGGAGTCCATGGAGTTTCTGGCGAGATCATGGAGCCTCTCGGCCATGGAGATCTCCAAAGCTCTTTCCCACTCACATGTTGCTTCTAGGAGTCTTGAGAATAAGTCAGCATTCTCTTATGATGGTATTGCTGAAACTCGCCATTCAAGTTCCATGCGTTTGAGCGAATCATCT CAGCTGCCTGGTGGAGTTAGCCCTCCGATTTCGCCAAGAAACAGTGATGAAATGAAG GAGTTGTTTTTACTACATCATGCACTTCATCCAGAGTTCCTTTCCAGTCAACAACAATTGATCAATAATGGG CTATACAAGAGCATGTTGAGAGGTAAAACAATGGGGAGATGGTTAAAAGATCAAAAGGAGAGAAAGAAGCAAGAAATGAGAAGCCAAAATGCCCAGTTGCACGCGGCAGTTTCTGTGGCTGGAGTTGCTGCTTCTGTAGCAGCACTCGCGGCTTCAACTGCATTGCCTGAAACTGAAACATCAGCTGCCAGTGCCCGCCACAAAGCAGCAGTATCCGAGAGGACTGAAATTTCGACTGCACTAGCATCTGCAGCGGCTCTGGTAGCTTCACGCTGCATCGAGATTGCAGAGGAGATGGGAGCTGATCACGACCATATTCTATCAGTTGTCAGTTCTGCAGTTAACGTGAGGACTAATGGAGACATCATGACCTTAACAGCTGGAGCTGCCACAG CTTTACGAGGAGCTGCTACACTTAAGGCAAGGCTACAAAAGGAGTATGGAGGCACCACTTTTGCACTGGCTGAGGAAAAATGTGATGGAAAAGAATCAAACTCAGCATTGAACTTTGTCTCAAAAGGAGGGGAACTTCTGAAACGCACAAGGAAAG GTGATCTCCACTGGAAACACGTTTCTTTCAACACCAACTCAAATGGGCAG GTTGTAGCCAAAATGAAAAGCAAACACATGGCGGGAACAtttacaaagaagaagaaat GTGTAGTCTCTGAAGTCTACTGTGACATAGCAGCGTGGCCAGGAAGGGAGAGGGAAGATTGCAGCAAACCAAGGGCATACTTTGGCATCAAAACAGCTGACAGGACAATAGAATTTGAATGCAGAAGTAAAAGGGACAAGCATATGTGGACTGAGGGGATTCAGAATATGTTGAATTTCATACCAACATAA
- the LOC133735583 gene encoding VAN3-binding protein isoform X2 → MSIQEVSSCSLKCSTNRHGLENIDENGGTSIGAEGLCAPPPETPTESMEFLARSWSLSAMEISKALSHSHVASRSLENKSAFSYDGIAETRHSSSMRLSESSLPGGVSPPISPRNSDEMKELFLLHHALHPEFLSSQQQLINNGLYKSMLRGKTMGRWLKDQKERKKQEMRSQNAQLHAAVSVAGVAASVAALAASTALPETETSAASARHKAAVSERTEISTALASAAALVASRCIEIAEEMGADHDHILSVVSSAVNVRTNGDIMTLTAGAATALRGAATLKARLQKEYGGTTFALAEEKCDGKESNSALNFVSKGGELLKRTRKGDLHWKHVSFNTNSNGQVVAKMKSKHMAGTFTKKKKCVVSEVYCDIAAWPGREREDCSKPRAYFGIKTADRTIEFECRSKRDKHMWTEGIQNMLNFIPT, encoded by the exons ATGTCAATTCAAGAGG TGAGCTCTTGTAGTTTGAAATGCTCGACGAATCGACATGGGTTGGAGAACATAGACGAAAATGGTGGCACCAGTATTGGGGCGGAGGGTTTATGTGCCCCGCCACCCGAAACTCCGACGGAGTCCATGGAGTTTCTGGCGAGATCATGGAGCCTCTCGGCCATGGAGATCTCCAAAGCTCTTTCCCACTCACATGTTGCTTCTAGGAGTCTTGAGAATAAGTCAGCATTCTCTTATGATGGTATTGCTGAAACTCGCCATTCAAGTTCCATGCGTTTGAGCGAATCATCT CTGCCTGGTGGAGTTAGCCCTCCGATTTCGCCAAGAAACAGTGATGAAATGAAG GAGTTGTTTTTACTACATCATGCACTTCATCCAGAGTTCCTTTCCAGTCAACAACAATTGATCAATAATGGG CTATACAAGAGCATGTTGAGAGGTAAAACAATGGGGAGATGGTTAAAAGATCAAAAGGAGAGAAAGAAGCAAGAAATGAGAAGCCAAAATGCCCAGTTGCACGCGGCAGTTTCTGTGGCTGGAGTTGCTGCTTCTGTAGCAGCACTCGCGGCTTCAACTGCATTGCCTGAAACTGAAACATCAGCTGCCAGTGCCCGCCACAAAGCAGCAGTATCCGAGAGGACTGAAATTTCGACTGCACTAGCATCTGCAGCGGCTCTGGTAGCTTCACGCTGCATCGAGATTGCAGAGGAGATGGGAGCTGATCACGACCATATTCTATCAGTTGTCAGTTCTGCAGTTAACGTGAGGACTAATGGAGACATCATGACCTTAACAGCTGGAGCTGCCACAG CTTTACGAGGAGCTGCTACACTTAAGGCAAGGCTACAAAAGGAGTATGGAGGCACCACTTTTGCACTGGCTGAGGAAAAATGTGATGGAAAAGAATCAAACTCAGCATTGAACTTTGTCTCAAAAGGAGGGGAACTTCTGAAACGCACAAGGAAAG GTGATCTCCACTGGAAACACGTTTCTTTCAACACCAACTCAAATGGGCAG GTTGTAGCCAAAATGAAAAGCAAACACATGGCGGGAACAtttacaaagaagaagaaat GTGTAGTCTCTGAAGTCTACTGTGACATAGCAGCGTGGCCAGGAAGGGAGAGGGAAGATTGCAGCAAACCAAGGGCATACTTTGGCATCAAAACAGCTGACAGGACAATAGAATTTGAATGCAGAAGTAAAAGGGACAAGCATATGTGGACTGAGGGGATTCAGAATATGTTGAATTTCATACCAACATAA